The following proteins come from a genomic window of Megalobrama amblycephala isolate DHTTF-2021 linkage group LG1, ASM1881202v1, whole genome shotgun sequence:
- the LOC125263440 gene encoding CD209 antigen-like protein E has translation MLLLLSRNKRFYNLKIKVDLLFWSCLSGGRGCLVLMTVCLGLICILLLVFITLQHISITAERESLFKSHKNTVEEFNQTISRLQHNYTDLMTEKDLLKNSLNSLSQKKLELETRVDDLTAEKSQLQGSVDSLSQKKTELQTQLRKLYEQGKDRFSISSEWKNWSESRQYCRDHGGDLVIINTEEKQRFLSSFIKDRVWIGLTDIENEGSMKWVDNSPLNEGFWYEYEPNNAGGDEDCVELMPSGNIRSWNDLKCSEKRKGICEK, from the exons ATGTTGCTGTTATTATCAAGGAATAAAcgtttttataatttaaagatAAAGGTGGATTTGTTGTTTTGGTCCTGTTTGTCAGGAGGAAGAGGGTGTTTGGTGTTGATGACAGTGTGTCTCGGGCTCATTTGTATTCTTCTGCTGGTCTTCATCACACTGCAGCACATCTCCATCACAGCAGAGAGAGAATCTCTGTTCAAGAGCCACAAGAACACAGTTGAAGAGTTCAATCAGACCATCAGCAGATTACAGCACAATTACACTGATCTAATGACTGAGAAAGACCTACTGAAGAACAGCCTCAACTCTCTGAGTCAGAAGAAACTGGAGTTAGAGACCAGAGTCGATGATCTTACTGCTGAGAAAAGCCAGTTACAGGGAAGCGTTGACTCTTTGAGtcagaaaaaaacagagctACAGACTCAACTAAGGAAGTTATACGAACAAG GAAAGGACAGGTTTTCTATATCCAGTGAGTGGAAGAACTGGTCTGAGAGCCGGCAGTACTGCAGGGATCATGGTGGTGATCTGGTCATTATCAACACTGAGGAGAAGCAG AGGTTCTTATCTTCATTCATCAAGGACAGAGTGTGGATTGGTTTGACTGACATTGAGAATGAAGGCAGCATGAAATGGGTGGATAATTCACCACTGAATGAAGG GTTTTGGTATGAATATGAGCCAAATAACGCAGGTGGAGATGAGGACTGTGTTGAACTGATGCCTTCAGGCAACATCCGGAGCTGGAATGATCTCAAATGCTCTGAGAAGAGAAAAGGGATTTGTGAGAAATAG